The window CCGTTCGGCCCGCAGCATCCTGTGCTCCCGGAAGCGATTCAGCTAAAGCTGACCGTGGAGGATGAAAGAGTCGTCGAGGTGCTGCCGGCGATCGGGTACATGCACCGGGGCATCGAGAAGGCGGCCGAACGGAACCCGTACATCAACAATGTGTTTCTGTGCGAGCGGATCTGCGGGATCTGCAGTTTCATCCACGGGATGGCTTACTGCCAGACGATCGAGGAGATCATGAAGGTGGAAGTGCCGCCCCGCGCCAAATACCTGCGGGTAATGTGGAGCGAGCTTTCGCGTCTGCACAGCCACCTATTGTGGCTCGGGCTACTGGCCGACTCCTTCGGCTTTGAGAGCCTGTTCATGCAGTGCTGGCGTGCCCGGGAGATCGTGCTCGATATGCTGGAGATGACCACCGGGCAGCGGGTGATCCAGTCCACCTGCGTCATCGGCGGTGTGAGGCGGGACATCGACGCCGACCAGGCTGCCCGCCTGCGGGAAATGCTGAAAACATTGAAGCCGCAGATCGACGCCGTGATCCCAGTGTTCAAGCATGACTACACCATCAAGTCCCGCACGGTAGGCAGGGGTGTGCTGCCGAAGGATCAGGCCTGGACTCTGGGCGCGGTCGGGCCGACCTTGCGTGGCAGCGGCGGCACCTGGGACGCCCGCTCAACCGGTTACGCGGCGTACGGCGAGCTTGAGTTTGAGCCGGTGGTCGAGACCGACGGCGACAGCTACGCGCGGACCATGGTGCGGGTCCGGGAAACGTATCAGGCTTACGAACTGGTGTTGAAGGCGCTGGACCGGCTGCCGGAAGGCGAGACCAGGGTCAAGGTGAAAGGTTCCCCGAATGGTGAAGCCGTAATGCGGGTCGAGCAGCCGCGCGGGGAGCTTTTCTACTACGCTCTGGGCAACGGAACCGTGCGCCTGGAGCGATTGAAGGTGCGCACGCCGACGTTCGCCAACATTCCGGCGCTGCTGACCATGCTGCCCGGCTGTGAGATCGCCGACGTTCCGGTCATCGTACTGTCGATCGACCCGTGCATGTCGTGTACCGAAAGGTGAGTTGCCGGCGGCGGCGCCGGTCGACCCATAGCAAAACGGGGGTGTGGAAATGCCCTGGATGATTCCGAACATCGCCAAAAACCTAGCTGGTTCCCCGGCCACCCGCAAGTACCCGTTTGAAAAGCGGGCGTACTTCCCGGGCGCCCGGGGAAGGCTTGAGATTGATTTTCTCACCTGCGGGTACTGCGGCCTGTGCGAGCGGGTGTGTCCGTCACAGGCCATCAAAAAGATCGGGGACAAAAAGGACCCGGACGTGACGATCCTGTACAAACCCTTCGCCTGCATCTACTGCGGCCGGTGCGTCGAGGTATGCAAGTTCGGGGCCGTGCAGATATTCGAAGAACACACCGCGCCGGCCGACCGGAAACTCACTCTGGGGCGGGAAGGTGAGCCGGTAGACGAGGAGTTTGAGCTGAACAACGGCTTTTGACCGGATGGTTTAACCTGACGGACGAGAAGGGCCGGGTGCGGCCCTTTTTTCCTTGCCGGTGGCCGGGGCAGGAATTCCGGTTGGCGGGACCGAATACTCCCGTTGTAAAAGAAACAGTATCTGAAGTGGGGGAGAAGAAGCATGTGCGTACAAAGTCCCTGGGAAAAGGCCCTTGAGTTTCACGGGCACGTCTGTCCGGGACTGGTGGTCGGCTTCCGGGCGGCTGAGGTCGGCCTGCGGGAACTGGGCCTTGACCCGGCGGGCGCCCGGAGTGCGGATCTTATCTGTGTGGTCGAGAACCGGGCCTGCGCTGTGGACGCCGTCCAGGCTGTAACCGGTTGTACTCTGGGCAAGGCCAACCTGGTGGTTGCCGACCACGGTAAGCACGTGTATACTTTTGCCCGGCGGGAGGCCGGTGGGGAGGCCGTACGAGTAGCCCTGATAGCGGCCGGCCTGGCGCTGGAGGAGTTGCGTGCCCTGCAGGAAAAGGCTTTGACCGAGCCCGGCGAGGAGAACCAGAAAGCGTTCGTCCGGAAGCGCGAGGAAATCTCTGACCGGCTGATGGAAATGCCGGAGACCGACCTGTTTCAAGTCCGCCGGGTGACGGTGGAACCGCCTGCCCGGCAGCGGGTGAAGTGCCTGGCGGTGTGCAGCCGTTGCGGCGAGTACGTTTTCGAGGACCGGGCGACTAAAAAGGACGGACGGGTGTTTTGCCCGCCTTGTGCCGTGGAGTAGAGGGGGAAGTCGATGGCCGCGAGAGCAGGCCGCAAAAAGAGGGGCGGCAGGGCCGCCGGGACTGACCGTAAAGGCGATGGCGGGGGTGACGGCAAGGGCCGGAAGGCGAAGGGTGCAGCAAAGAAGGGGACAGTCTCCCTGGGGCCCAAAGGGGACTGTCCCCCTCATGGGGATATTCCTCCCATGGGTACGGCGTCGCGCATTGTCGGGATGCTCGTCAACCCGCTCCGCACCCTGGATGATATCGTCCGCCAGCCGCGGGCGCTGACGGCGGCATCCTTGCTTTTGGGCACCAACCTGTTGTTTGTGCTGCTGATCTGGGACAAGATCCACCAGCACGCCCGCTGGCTGGTGGAACACGCCCCGCCGCCTGAAGTGCCGGCGGAGGAACTGGCCCGCTTCGCCGACCAGGCGCCGGCGGTGGCTTCAACGGATGCCCTGCTCGGCCCCGCAATCACCTGGTTTATGATTGCTCTGCTCATCAGAATTCTGGCGACCGGAGCCGGGCGGACGGTGACGTTCGGCCTATTGTTCAACGTGGCAATTTTCGGCATGGTGCCGCACATGCTGGGGCTGTACCTGGATTCTGTGGTGCGGTACTTCGCCGACCCCGAGCGCCTGGATTACCTGCAACTCGGCATCAACGCGGCGTACCTCGTGCCGGGTGGCGTGGATTCAAAATGGTTCCCGTTGCTGGATGCCGTGAACCCGTTTACAATCTGGGGGCTGGCCCTGGCGTCCATCGGCGGCGCCAAGCTCCTGGAGGTCAAGGTCGCGCGGGTGGCGGTGCCCTTGTTGGGATTGTGGTTCCTGCTGGCCCTCATCCGAACCTTCAGCCCATCCGGTACCGCAGGCTAGGAGCAAAAAAGACCTCCGGAACGCGGGACGGAGCAGGACGCCGGGCGCCCTGTTTGCGCGGGGTGGGTGGAGAAATCACTAAGCGGGAACGCTTTGCACAATGACCAAGGGGAAGAGGGGAGCCCGAAATGAGAGTGGCCATATTCACCGACAGCTACCGCCCCTACACCAGTGGTGTGGTGCGCTCTATCGAAACCTTCAGCGAGGAATTGCTCGCCCTGGGCCACCAGGTCTATATTTTTGCGCCGCGTTACGGACAGGTTCAGTCTCGGGAAGAGACGATCTTCCGTTTCTATTCCGTGCCGTCCCCGACCAACCCCGACTACAACATCGCAATTCCGATTTCCCTGCGCCTGAAAGCCACCCTGAAACAGCTTAAGGTGAACATCATCCACGTCCATTCACCGTTCATGCTCGGCCG is drawn from Candidatus Desulforudis audaxviator MP104C and contains these coding sequences:
- a CDS encoding nickel-dependent hydrogenase large subunit; translated protein: MPRMTFPFGPQHPVLPEAIQLKLTVEDERVVEVLPAIGYMHRGIEKAAERNPYINNVFLCERICGICSFIHGMAYCQTIEEIMKVEVPPRAKYLRVMWSELSRLHSHLLWLGLLADSFGFESLFMQCWRAREIVLDMLEMTTGQRVIQSTCVIGGVRRDIDADQAARLREMLKTLKPQIDAVIPVFKHDYTIKSRTVGRGVLPKDQAWTLGAVGPTLRGSGGTWDARSTGYAAYGELEFEPVVETDGDSYARTMVRVRETYQAYELVLKALDRLPEGETRVKVKGSPNGEAVMRVEQPRGELFYYALGNGTVRLERLKVRTPTFANIPALLTMLPGCEIADVPVIVLSIDPCMSCTER
- a CDS encoding 4Fe-4S dicluster domain-containing protein, translated to MPWMIPNIAKNLAGSPATRKYPFEKRAYFPGARGRLEIDFLTCGYCGLCERVCPSQAIKKIGDKKDPDVTILYKPFACIYCGRCVEVCKFGAVQIFEEHTAPADRKLTLGREGEPVDEEFELNNGF
- a CDS encoding FmdE family protein; amino-acid sequence: MCVQSPWEKALEFHGHVCPGLVVGFRAAEVGLRELGLDPAGARSADLICVVENRACAVDAVQAVTGCTLGKANLVVADHGKHVYTFARREAGGEAVRVALIAAGLALEELRALQEKALTEPGEENQKAFVRKREEISDRLMEMPETDLFQVRRVTVEPPARQRVKCLAVCSRCGEYVFEDRATKKDGRVFCPPCAVE
- a CDS encoding YIP1 family protein; this translates as MAARAGRKKRGGRAAGTDRKGDGGGDGKGRKAKGAAKKGTVSLGPKGDCPPHGDIPPMGTASRIVGMLVNPLRTLDDIVRQPRALTAASLLLGTNLLFVLLIWDKIHQHARWLVEHAPPPEVPAEELARFADQAPAVASTDALLGPAITWFMIALLIRILATGAGRTVTFGLLFNVAIFGMVPHMLGLYLDSVVRYFADPERLDYLQLGINAAYLVPGGVDSKWFPLLDAVNPFTIWGLALASIGGAKLLEVKVARVAVPLLGLWFLLALIRTFSPSGTAG